One Tachysurus vachellii isolate PV-2020 chromosome 18, HZAU_Pvac_v1, whole genome shotgun sequence DNA segment encodes these proteins:
- the wfikkn2a gene encoding WAP, Kazal, immunoglobulin, Kunitz and NTR domain-containing protein 2 encodes MWWMLFPRWIWFCLGHVCVLLLHLRVRAMTVSKVVYSHAGMCPNEMNPNLWVDAMSTCMRECQSDQDCETFEKCCLNVCGSKSCVAARYRDMKGNKGPVGMPKEATCDKFMCTQQGSECDIWDGQPVCKCRDRCEREPRFTCASDGMTYYNKCYMDAEACSKGVTLTEVTCRFHLLWPNTSPPPEKTTLLPTTVYLETTPMDIHAPTVLNNPGQNIVFVGETASFLCEVTGKPNPEITWEKQVEGKENTVMRSNYVQGNIVVTNIAQLVIYNAQLQDAGIYTCTAKNLGGSIQTHFMLSVIRQDQSMNESLVNSTRLSAEECLKAPDMGDCGEETISWYYEAKRNNCFTFTYSQCNRNRNHFDSYKSCMLSCGAELAAPCSLPSVQGPCKSYEPRWAYNHLLKKCQSFVYGGCGGNENNFESKEACEEMCPFPKNHNCKMCKPKQRMITSFCKSDFVILGRISELTEDHDSGHALITVDEILKDEKMGLKFFGQEPLEVTLLNIDWNCPCPNITNAEGQLIIMGEVHNGMAVLQPDSFVGASSSRRIRKLREVINKKACAFLKEIGNIQ; translated from the exons ATGTGGTGGATGTTGTTTCCCAGATGGATCTGGTTTTGTCTTGGGCACGTCTGCGTTTTGCTCTTGCATCTTCGTGTCCGGGCAATGACTGTGTCCAAGGTGGTGTATTCACATGCCGGAATGTGTCCTAATGAGATGAACCCGAATCTTTGGGTGGACGCCATGAGTACCTGCATGCGCGAGTGCCAGTCAGACCAG GACTGTGAGACATTTGAGAAGtgctgtttaaatgtgtgtggaaGTAAGAGCTGTGTGGCTGCCCGCTATAGGGACATGAAGGGAAATAAAGGACCAGTGGGAATGCCAAAAGAGGCCACCTGTGACAAGTTCATGTGCACCCAGCAGGGTTCAGAGTGTGACATCTGGGATGGGCAGCCTGTGTGCAAGTGCCGTGACCGCTGTGAGCGGGAACCACGTTTCACCTGTGCCTCAGACGGTATGACCTACTACAACAAGTGCTACATGGATGCAGAAGCCTGTTCCAAGGGTGTCACTCTTACTGAGGTCACTTGCCGGTTCCACCTGTTGTGGCCCAACACTAGCCCTCCTCCTGAGAAGACGACTTTGCTTCCTACCACTGTGTACCTGGAAACTACCCCTATGGACATCCACGCTCCTACCGTGCTCAATAATCCAGGGCAAAACATTGTGTTCGTGGGTGAGACAGCAAGCTTCCTGTGTGAAGTAACTGGCAAACCCAATCCAGAGATCACATGGGAGAAACAAGTGGAGGGAAAAGAGAACACAGTCATGAGGTCAAACTATGTACAAGGCAACATAGTAGTGACTAACATAGCTCAACTTGTCATCTACAATGCCCAGCTCCAAGATGCTGGCATTTATACCTGCACTGCTAAAAACTTGGGTGGATCTATACAGACCCACTTCATGTTGTCTGTCATACGTCAGGATCAATCCATGAATGAGAGCTTAGTGAATTCCACACGTCTTTCTGCTGAGGAGTGTCTGAAAGCACCTGACATGGGTGACTGTGGCGAGGAAACCATCAGCTGGTATTATGAAGCCAAACGCAACAACTGCTTCACCTTCACCTATAGCCAGTGTAACAGAAATAGAAACCACTTTGACTCGTACAAGTCATGTATGCTATCCTGTGGAGCAGAACTAGCTGCCCCTTGCTCCCTCCCTAGTGTCCAAGGACCCTGCAAATCTTATGAGCCGCGTTGGGCATACAACCATCTTCTCAAGAAGTGTCAGTCTTTTGTCTATGGTGGCTGTGGTGGCAACGAGAACAACTTTGAAAGTAAGGAGGCCTGTGAGGAAATGTGCCCTTTCCCTAAGAACCACAACTGTAAGATGTGCAAGCCAAAACAAAGGATGATTACCAGCTTCTGCAAGAGTGACTTTGTGATCTTAGGTCGCATTTCAGAACTGACAGAGGACCACGATTCAGGCCATGCACTCATCACAGTAGATGAGATCCTAAAGGATGAGAAAATGGGGCTGAAGTTCTTTGGACAGGAGCCCTTGGAAGTGACGCTTCTTAACATTGACTGGAATTGTCCATGTCCCAACATCACTAATGCTGAGGGCCAACTGATTATCATGGGGGAGGTGCACAATGGGATGGCGGTACTGCAGCCTGATAGCTTTGTGGGAGCCTCCAGCAGCCGTCGCATACGCAAGCTCCGCGAAGTCATCAACAAGAAGGCATGTGCTTTTCTCAAGGAGATTGGCAACATACAATAG